The Listeria welshimeri serovar 6b str. SLCC5334 genome has a window encoding:
- a CDS encoding F0F1 ATP synthase subunit epsilon: MGSLNVSIVTPDGPVYEGVAQMVIARTKAGELGILPGHVPLVAPLKIDIVRLKVESGEEWVAVGGGFMEVNGEEVNILADTAEREQDIDIDRAEKAKQRAEAELSRAKEQKVDEVMAQLALQKAINRIHAKEHS; encoded by the coding sequence ATGGGTTCATTAAATGTTAGTATTGTTACTCCAGACGGCCCTGTTTATGAAGGCGTTGCTCAAATGGTTATTGCTCGAACAAAAGCAGGTGAACTCGGTATTTTACCTGGCCATGTTCCGCTAGTTGCTCCTCTTAAAATAGACATTGTCCGTTTAAAAGTAGAGTCTGGTGAGGAATGGGTCGCTGTAGGCGGTGGCTTTATGGAAGTAAACGGTGAGGAAGTTAATATTCTGGCGGATACTGCTGAACGCGAACAAGATATTGATATTGATCGCGCTGAAAAAGCAAAACAACGTGCAGAAGCAGAACTTAGCCGAGCAAAAGAACAAAAAGTGGATGAAGTAATGGCCCAATTAGCGTTACAGAAAGCCATCAACAGAATCCATGCTAAAGAACATAGTTAA
- a CDS encoding DUF1146 family protein, with protein MYNIIMESPYVIIISHLLFIVITFWSLQAINYEKFIKKNHVTQARLLFVIISIVLGYTLSNFFLDYLAASKQLINFFN; from the coding sequence ATGTATAATATTATTATGGAATCACCATATGTCATCATCATTTCCCATTTATTATTTATAGTTATTACTTTTTGGTCTTTGCAAGCAATTAACTATGAAAAGTTTATTAAGAAAAACCATGTTACACAAGCTAGATTACTATTTGTTATTATTTCCATTGTGCTTGGCTATACCTTAAGTAACTTCTTCTTAGATTACTTGGCAGCTTCTAAACAATTAATTAATTTTTTTAATTAA
- a CDS encoding F0F1 ATP synthase subunit gamma codes for MASLIDIKQRITSTRKTSQITKAMQMVSAAKLGRAESNARSYEPYVSKIKDVVTHVASTGNSNDHPMLVSRPVHRTGYIVLTSDTGLAGSYNSSVIKEVFQEINKKHTSSDEYAIITVGRSARDFFKARQMNVVLEVQGITDHPIFAEIKDIASNTVQMFEDGVYDEVFIYYNHHINSISSELRKEQLLPLTEFHEKGKEADVDLTTYEFEPSEQEILEVLLPQYVESLIFGALLDAKAAEHAARMTAMRSATDNASDLISDLSLQYNRARQAAITQEITEIVGGAAALE; via the coding sequence TTGGCATCTTTAATCGATATTAAACAACGAATAACTTCTACGCGTAAAACAAGTCAAATTACAAAAGCAATGCAAATGGTATCAGCTGCAAAACTAGGTCGTGCAGAATCAAATGCTCGTTCATACGAGCCCTACGTTTCTAAAATTAAAGACGTAGTAACCCATGTGGCTAGCACTGGTAACAGTAATGATCATCCAATGCTTGTATCTCGACCCGTTCACCGTACTGGTTATATCGTACTTACTTCTGATACTGGACTTGCAGGTTCTTACAATAGTTCGGTCATCAAAGAAGTATTTCAAGAAATTAATAAAAAGCATACGTCAAGTGATGAATATGCAATAATCACTGTAGGTAGATCTGCCCGTGACTTCTTTAAAGCGCGTCAAATGAATGTGGTTTTAGAAGTACAAGGCATCACAGATCACCCGATATTTGCGGAAATTAAAGATATTGCTAGTAACACAGTTCAAATGTTTGAAGATGGTGTTTATGACGAGGTTTTCATTTATTACAATCACCATATCAATTCTATTTCTAGTGAACTGAGAAAAGAGCAACTATTACCACTGACAGAATTTCACGAAAAAGGTAAAGAAGCAGATGTAGATTTAACTACATACGAATTCGAGCCTTCCGAACAAGAAATCCTGGAAGTATTATTACCGCAATATGTGGAAAGCCTAATTTTCGGAGCACTTCTGGATGCCAAAGCCGCTGAACATGCTGCTCGTATGACAGCCATGAGAAGCGCGACAGACAATGCGTCCGATTTAATCAGTGACTTATCACTACAATATAACCGTGCTCGCCAAGCTGCGATCACGCAAGAAATTACCGAAATCGTCGGAGGAGCAGCCGCGCTAGAATAG
- the murA gene encoding UDP-N-acetylglucosamine 1-carboxyvinyltransferase yields MEKIIVRGGKQLNGSVKMEGAKNAVLPVIAATLLASKGTSILKNVPNLSDVFTINEVLKYLNADVSFVNDEVTVDATGDITSDAPFEYVRKMRASIVVMGPLLARTGSARVALPGGCAIGSRPVDLHLKGFEAMGAIVKIENGYIEATAEKLVGAKVYLDFPSVGATQNIMMAATLAEGTTVIENVAREPEIVDLANFLNQMGARVIGAGTEVIRIEGVKELTATEHSIIPDRIEAGTFMIAAAITGGNVLIEDAVPEHISSLIAKLEEMGVQIIEEDNGIRVIGPDKLKAVDVKTMPHPGFPTDMQSQMMVIQMLSEGTSIMTETVFENRFMHVEEMRRMNADMKIEGHSVIISGPAKLQGAEVAATDLRAAAALILAGLVADGYTQVTELKYLDRGYNNFHGKLQSLGADVERVDDSKIDINNLASLF; encoded by the coding sequence TTGGAAAAAATTATTGTGCGCGGTGGAAAACAGTTAAATGGTTCTGTGAAAATGGAAGGTGCCAAAAATGCTGTATTACCGGTAATAGCTGCTACTTTACTTGCGAGTAAAGGTACTAGCATATTAAAAAATGTCCCAAATTTGTCTGATGTATTTACAATTAATGAGGTTCTTAAATATCTAAATGCAGATGTTTCCTTTGTAAATGATGAAGTAACAGTTGATGCAACAGGAGATATAACTTCTGATGCACCTTTTGAGTATGTGCGTAAAATGCGTGCTTCCATTGTTGTGATGGGTCCACTTCTAGCCCGTACTGGTTCAGCTCGTGTAGCTTTACCAGGTGGATGTGCAATTGGTTCAAGACCAGTTGATTTACATTTAAAAGGCTTCGAAGCTATGGGTGCGATAGTGAAAATTGAAAACGGCTATATTGAAGCAACTGCTGAAAAATTAGTTGGAGCTAAAGTCTACTTAGATTTCCCAAGTGTAGGGGCAACTCAAAATATTATGATGGCAGCTACTTTAGCAGAAGGAACAACTGTCATTGAGAATGTTGCGCGTGAACCCGAAATTGTTGACTTAGCTAACTTCCTTAATCAAATGGGAGCTCGAGTTATTGGTGCGGGTACGGAAGTAATTAGAATTGAAGGAGTTAAAGAGCTAACAGCAACTGAACATTCTATTATTCCAGACCGTATTGAAGCAGGTACATTTATGATAGCTGCAGCAATTACTGGGGGAAATGTTTTAATTGAAGATGCAGTTCCAGAACATATTAGTTCACTAATAGCTAAATTAGAAGAAATGGGCGTTCAAATCATTGAAGAAGATAACGGTATTCGAGTTATTGGCCCAGATAAATTAAAAGCTGTTGATGTTAAAACTATGCCACATCCAGGCTTCCCAACGGATATGCAATCACAAATGATGGTTATCCAAATGTTAAGTGAAGGCACAAGTATTATGACTGAAACTGTTTTTGAAAATCGCTTTATGCATGTAGAAGAAATGCGTAGAATGAATGCCGATATGAAAATTGAAGGCCATTCTGTTATTATTTCAGGACCAGCTAAATTGCAAGGCGCTGAAGTTGCAGCAACGGATTTACGAGCAGCAGCAGCACTTATTCTTGCAGGATTAGTTGCAGATGGATATACACAAGTCACTGAATTAAAATACCTTGATAGAGGATACAATAATTTCCACGGAAAACTTCAATCACTTGGAGCAGATGTAGAACGTGTTGATGATTCCAAAATTGATATTAATAATTTAGCATCGTTATTTTAA
- the atpA gene encoding F0F1 ATP synthase subunit alpha has translation MSIKAEEISSIIKQQIENYHSELKVSDVGTVTYIGDGIARAHGLDNAMAGELLEFSNGVMGMAQNLETNDVGIIILGPYTEIREGDEVRRTGKIMEVPVGEALIGRVVNSLGQPVDGLGPIETTGTRPIEAVAPGVMQRQSVNEPLQTGIKAIDALVPIGRGQRELIIGDRQTGKTSVAIDTILNQADQDMICIYVAIGQKESTVRNAVETLRHHGALDYTIVVTAAASQPAPLLYLAPYAGVAMAEEFMYNGKHVLVVYDDLSKQAAAYRELSLLLRRPPGREAYPGDVFYLHSRLLERAAKLNDSLGGGSITALPFVETQAGDISAYIPTNVISITDGQIFLQSDLFFSGVRPAINAGLSVSRVGGSAQIKAMKTVAGTLRLDLAAYRELESFSQFGSDLDAATRAKLERGKRTVEVLKQDLHKPLKVEKQVLILYALVHKYLDDVPVHDVLRFESEMNTWFDHNRPELLEEIRTTKKLPDEAKLEAALKEFKNTFVPSEEK, from the coding sequence ATGAGCATTAAGGCTGAAGAGATCAGCTCAATCATAAAACAGCAGATTGAAAATTATCATTCTGAACTAAAAGTGAGTGATGTTGGTACGGTTACCTACATTGGTGACGGTATTGCACGTGCTCATGGACTCGATAATGCAATGGCTGGTGAATTGTTAGAGTTCTCAAATGGTGTAATGGGTATGGCCCAAAACTTAGAAACAAATGATGTTGGTATCATTATTCTAGGTCCTTACACTGAAATCCGTGAAGGCGATGAAGTTCGTCGTACCGGTAAAATTATGGAAGTTCCTGTTGGCGAGGCGCTTATTGGGCGTGTTGTTAACTCATTAGGCCAACCGGTTGATGGTTTAGGTCCAATTGAAACAACTGGAACTCGTCCGATTGAAGCTGTAGCACCTGGTGTTATGCAACGTCAATCGGTAAATGAACCATTACAAACAGGTATTAAAGCAATTGATGCACTTGTTCCTATTGGTCGTGGTCAACGTGAGTTAATTATTGGTGACCGTCAAACTGGTAAAACATCTGTAGCGATTGATACTATTCTAAATCAAGCAGACCAAGACATGATCTGTATTTATGTTGCTATTGGTCAAAAAGAATCTACTGTTCGTAATGCCGTAGAAACTTTACGTCATCACGGTGCGTTAGATTACACAATCGTCGTAACTGCTGCTGCATCTCAACCAGCGCCACTTCTTTATTTGGCTCCATATGCTGGTGTTGCAATGGCTGAAGAATTCATGTACAACGGCAAACACGTTTTAGTTGTATACGATGATTTATCTAAACAAGCAGCTGCTTATCGTGAGCTGTCCTTATTACTTCGTCGTCCTCCAGGTCGTGAAGCTTATCCAGGGGATGTTTTCTACTTGCACTCCCGTTTGCTGGAACGTGCTGCAAAATTAAATGATAGCTTAGGTGGCGGATCCATTACGGCTCTTCCATTCGTAGAAACACAAGCAGGAGATATCTCTGCTTATATTCCTACAAACGTTATCTCTATTACTGATGGGCAAATATTCTTGCAATCTGATTTATTCTTCTCCGGAGTACGTCCTGCTATTAACGCCGGACTTTCTGTATCCCGTGTAGGTGGATCAGCGCAAATTAAAGCAATGAAAACAGTTGCTGGAACACTTCGTCTAGATCTTGCTGCATACCGTGAGCTGGAATCCTTCTCACAATTCGGTTCAGACTTAGATGCTGCTACTCGTGCGAAACTAGAACGTGGTAAACGTACAGTAGAAGTTCTAAAACAAGATTTGCACAAACCTTTGAAAGTTGAAAAACAAGTATTGATTCTTTATGCACTTGTTCATAAATATCTGGATGATGTACCAGTTCATGATGTCCTGCGTTTTGAGTCCGAAATGAATACATGGTTTGATCATAATCGCCCAGAGCTTTTAGAAGAAATTCGTACAACGAAAAAACTTCCTGATGAAGCGAAACTTGAAGCAGCATTAAAAGAATTTAAAAATACATTTGTTCCTTCTGAAGAAAAATAA
- the fabZ gene encoding 3-hydroxyacyl-ACP dehydratase FabZ translates to MLDIKKIKEILPHRYPFLLVDRVISVEEGKKVTAIKNVTANEEFFNGHFPEYPVMPGVLIVEALAQTSGIAMMQSEANKGKIGLFAGIDGCRFKRQVIPGDQLLLEAEITRMRGAIAKAKVKATVEGDLVCEAEIMFALSDLPK, encoded by the coding sequence ATGTTAGATATTAAAAAAATTAAAGAAATTTTACCACATCGTTATCCATTTTTACTTGTAGATAGAGTTATTTCGGTTGAAGAAGGTAAAAAAGTTACGGCCATAAAGAATGTAACTGCGAACGAAGAATTTTTCAATGGGCATTTTCCAGAATACCCTGTAATGCCTGGTGTATTAATAGTAGAAGCACTTGCGCAAACAAGTGGTATTGCTATGATGCAAAGTGAAGCGAACAAAGGAAAAATAGGCTTATTTGCTGGGATTGATGGATGTCGATTTAAAAGGCAAGTAATTCCAGGAGATCAACTTTTACTTGAAGCCGAAATTACTCGGATGAGAGGGGCAATTGCAAAAGCTAAAGTAAAAGCTACTGTTGAAGGTGATTTAGTTTGTGAAGCAGAAATTATGTTTGCACTTTCTGATTTACCGAAATAA
- the mreB gene encoding rod shape-determining protein MreB — protein MAKDVGIDLGTANVLIHVKGRGIVVNEPAVVAINNKTGEVLAVGTEARDMVGRTPGDITAIKPMKDGVIADFDMVQEMLRFFIQKLNLKTFFSRPRILICCPTNITSVEQKAIREVAEKSGGKQVFLEEEPKVAAIGAGMEIFEPSGNMIIDIGGGTADVAVLSMGDIVTSQSVKVAGNKWDSDILNYIKRKYNLLIGERTAENIKITIGTACPGSKEETMEIRGRDLVSGLPKTISITSSEVEKAIHDSLHLMVLAAKQVLEQTPPELSADIIDRGIIMTGGGSLLHGLDELMSEQLKVPVLITENPLDVVALGTGILLDSLTAKKRAWF, from the coding sequence ATGGCAAAGGATGTTGGTATCGATTTAGGTACGGCCAATGTATTAATTCATGTAAAAGGTAGAGGAATTGTCGTTAATGAACCTGCAGTTGTAGCTATAAATAATAAAACTGGTGAAGTATTAGCCGTTGGAACAGAAGCAAGAGATATGGTTGGCAGAACCCCGGGAGATATTACAGCAATTAAACCTATGAAGGATGGCGTTATTGCTGACTTTGATATGGTCCAAGAAATGCTGCGTTTCTTTATACAAAAATTAAATTTAAAGACTTTCTTTTCTAGACCACGTATTTTAATTTGTTGTCCAACTAATATTACTTCAGTAGAACAAAAGGCAATTAGAGAAGTTGCTGAAAAAAGTGGTGGTAAGCAAGTATTTTTAGAAGAAGAACCTAAAGTTGCTGCAATCGGCGCAGGTATGGAAATATTTGAGCCATCTGGAAACATGATTATTGATATCGGTGGTGGAACAGCTGATGTAGCAGTTTTGTCAATGGGTGATATTGTAACTAGTCAATCAGTTAAAGTAGCAGGTAATAAATGGGATTCAGATATCTTGAATTATATTAAACGTAAATATAATTTACTTATTGGCGAAAGAACAGCGGAGAACATTAAAATTACAATCGGTACTGCATGTCCTGGATCTAAAGAAGAAACTATGGAAATTCGTGGTAGAGACTTAGTAAGTGGTCTCCCTAAAACAATATCAATCACAAGTTCAGAAGTAGAAAAAGCGATTCATGATTCACTCCATTTAATGGTACTTGCTGCGAAACAAGTTTTAGAACAAACTCCACCAGAATTATCAGCAGATATTATTGATAGAGGTATTATCATGACAGGTGGCGGATCTTTGCTTCATGGCTTAGATGAACTAATGTCTGAACAATTAAAAGTACCTGTATTAATTACAGAAAATCCATTAGATGTTGTAGCGCTTGGAACAGGTATCTTGCTTGATTCACTTACAGCTAAAAAGCGTGCATGGTTCTAA
- the atpD gene encoding F0F1 ATP synthase subunit beta, whose translation MSKGQVIQVMGPVVDVKFEGGNLPEIYNALVIEYKSDAEEAPTSQLTLEVAIQLGDDVVRTIAMASTDGVQRGMEVIDTGSPITVPVGTVTLGRVFNVLGNTIDLDEPLPSDIKRNKIHREAPTFDQLATTTEILETGIKVVDLLAPYLKGGKIGLFGGAGVGKTVLIQELIHNIAQEHGGISVFAGVGERTREGNDLYFEMKDSGVIEKTAMVFGQMNEPPGARMRVALTGLTIAEYFRDEEHQDVLLFIDNIFRFTQAGSEVSALLGRMPSAVGYQPTLATEMGQLQERITSTNVGSVTSIQAIYVPADDYTDPAPATTFAHLDATTNLERKLTEQGIYPAVDPLASTSRALSPDIVGEEHYAVATEVQRLLQRYKELQDIIAILGMDELSDEDKQSVSRARRVQFFLSQNFHVAEQFTGQKGSYVPVKETVKGFKDLLAGKYDHIPEDAFRSVGRIEEVLEKAKDMGVEV comes from the coding sequence ATGTCTAAAGGACAAGTAATCCAAGTTATGGGTCCAGTTGTAGACGTTAAATTTGAAGGTGGAAACTTACCTGAAATCTACAACGCCCTAGTTATTGAATATAAATCTGATGCAGAAGAAGCGCCAACTAGCCAGCTTACTTTAGAAGTAGCCATTCAATTAGGTGATGATGTTGTTCGTACAATCGCAATGGCATCAACCGATGGTGTTCAAAGAGGTATGGAAGTTATTGATACTGGGAGTCCAATTACAGTTCCAGTTGGTACAGTAACTCTTGGTCGTGTATTTAATGTATTAGGAAACACCATCGATTTGGATGAACCACTTCCAAGCGATATTAAACGTAATAAAATTCACCGCGAAGCTCCAACATTCGATCAATTAGCAACCACAACAGAAATTCTTGAAACAGGAATTAAAGTAGTTGATTTGCTAGCACCATACTTAAAAGGTGGTAAAATCGGATTGTTCGGTGGTGCCGGTGTTGGTAAAACTGTTTTAATTCAAGAGCTTATCCATAATATCGCACAAGAACACGGTGGTATTTCAGTGTTTGCAGGTGTTGGAGAGCGTACTCGTGAAGGTAACGACCTTTACTTTGAAATGAAAGATTCCGGCGTTATTGAAAAAACAGCCATGGTATTTGGTCAAATGAATGAGCCACCGGGTGCGCGTATGCGTGTTGCTTTAACTGGTTTGACAATTGCTGAATATTTCCGTGATGAAGAACACCAAGATGTACTTTTATTTATTGATAATATTTTCCGTTTCACACAAGCTGGATCAGAGGTTTCGGCATTACTAGGTCGTATGCCATCTGCGGTAGGTTATCAACCAACGCTAGCTACTGAAATGGGACAATTACAAGAACGAATTACATCCACTAATGTTGGTTCTGTTACTTCTATACAAGCAATTTATGTGCCAGCCGATGATTATACTGACCCGGCTCCGGCTACAACTTTCGCCCATTTAGATGCAACAACTAACTTGGAACGTAAATTAACTGAACAAGGTATTTACCCAGCGGTAGATCCACTTGCTTCTACATCTCGTGCGCTTTCTCCTGATATTGTTGGAGAAGAACACTATGCAGTAGCGACAGAAGTTCAACGCTTATTGCAAAGATATAAAGAACTTCAAGATATTATTGCGATTTTAGGTATGGATGAATTATCGGATGAAGATAAACAATCTGTTTCCCGTGCGCGTCGTGTTCAGTTCTTCTTATCACAAAATTTCCATGTTGCAGAACAATTTACAGGTCAAAAAGGTTCTTATGTGCCTGTTAAAGAAACAGTTAAAGGCTTTAAAGACTTATTAGCCGGTAAATATGACCATATTCCAGAAGATGCATTCCGTTCAGTTGGACGCATTGAGGAAGTCCTTGAAAAAGCAAAAGACATGGGCGTTGAAGTCTGA